In Gossypium hirsutum isolate 1008001.06 chromosome A10, Gossypium_hirsutum_v2.1, whole genome shotgun sequence, the DNA window TAATTCTAGATTGCATCTAGAATTGTCGCCACAGTTGACAGCTGTCTAATAAGAGCCAACGAGGCATGAGCTGTCTAGTCCGGTGTAACTACCCTGTATGAACAAGGATAGAAGAATCCTGTGGGAAGGACACTTGTACTGTTGAGGAAAACACAAAAGGATAACGTGAGAAGAATGAGGGGAGGATTTTTTGCTGAAGCACCATTCTCTTACCTTATTTTGAAGCTTGCGGCCATGGCAACTTGAGCCTCCTTTGCGTGAGCCAACGTGAAGACTGATGCAGATCCACTCTTGACAAGGAGATCTAAGTACAGGACAATGGGAAACGGAGAGATTCAATCGAGTAGCCTtggaatagtattctccattcgGTTTTTTCTCATTTCTTCGAAAACGCTGGTGAACTCTATGTTTTCTACTATATAGAAGTACAATGAATGCtttgttaaatgttatcttattaaatcttatttttattgtttaatcttggtgGTTTGACTGTTCTAAACACGGAAGTGTTATTCCAGTGACTAACACTGGAAGGTGCAGTGGCAGTTAAAGCTAATAAGTATTTCAGTGGAAGTTGAGTATGGACtaaaggaatttaatccacttgttcttaatagtgtcatATTGCCATCATCGAAAGGTGAGGTTAATGTCCATGGTTAAGTCCCAGATTAAATAAAATagtggcatttggtaagatatagattaaattttaTTGTGTTTACAATCACCTATTTTTTATACCTTGTAAGTATTTAGTATaatgctgaagattcatgttaaGGATCCCAGTTTATCCATAGCATacttttatcttattgtttttgagttatttctttgacaactatcctcacaatttatcttgttACTATCTAGTTTTTGCactgacattaatagacaaaagacagccatccacatctgtctactattcttgcatcgacagtgtatgcttgcacattattgctgtgacatTTATAGCTAGTCAATTTTTTGGAGTTGTTGTGGAGAGTTGATGCACTAGCGGTGCTTGGTGTAAAGGCGAACTAAAGTTGGTATAACCAAGGATCATAGATAAGGATCCTCCATTACGAAACGTCATGGGCGTTTTTGAGAAACTCTAACAACTAGtggtttgtcatacatattccagtTAGTTCATAAAGAAACGAGAGGTGAGTTAGAACCTATCAACAAAGAAGGATACATCGAATGACAAAATGTCTATTAGGACTATTCCACTTTAAGGGGAAACCATTAAGgaagtattattatttaattgaatcccGACAAGGCGGGGTACATTTCGTGTAATGatgaaactcactaagttcatctgAATTTACGATGGTTGTTTTGCTAGTGCAAGATATACATAATAAGGGACTcgaggagggaccaagccagatcATTTGGAATCGAAGATTCATTTAAGTAGAGTCAAGCACATAGGAAGGGAGCACCCTTAGGAACTCTGCCATAGGGGTGAATATATTGTAATTATGTATTTCCTTAAGAGTGGAGTAGAGACAACGAACTTTATTTAGAaatttatgtatatgatgtaagttaatttattaatagGTAATAAAGTTTGATTTCGAAATTGTAAGATCATAGTATAAACATTAATAAGGTTCTGTTGTGATGCCCGCACCCGGATCTGGTGATTGGGTCGGGTGAGGGTGTTACAATACAACTCAAATTCTTTGACTATAATGAAAATGACTTAAGAAGATCAAAGCTCAATGAGCACCACCACTCTTATTGAAACAATCAGATGACAGTTTAGGTtttaagatgaaaaaaaaaatatcaaaagcaCAACATTAAAATCTGACCCGTCTTTAAAGGAAGTATGAAAATTCAAAGCAACCTATATCTTAGTTGCAAGCATCGGGATTAGCTAAGAGGTAAGCTTCAATGGCTTGGTAAACTCCCTCACTCCCTTTAATGAGAGCCTTGATTTCATCTTCAGTGATTACATAGTCACCAACAGTGTAAAATTTCAGCGAGCTCTTGCAAACAGTTCCTCCACCTACAGCTGCCTCAAACTTATTCTTGTAGTTGATTTTCTCAAGCTTGTCCCCCAAAGGCCCACCTTCAATCAAACTGTAACTGTATGAAAATTTGTTTTCATCATGTCCTCCAATCTGGTGCTTCATATATTGGAATGGAAGgcctaaacaaataaaatacttgTTATCCGACATACTTGTGTTGACCACATTGCAGAGAGACCAtagaaagtgaaaaaaaaaatgaaagaactaACCTTCAACAAAGTTGATCTTTACGATACTTCCAGGGCCAGGATTAGCTTCAACCTCAATACTCTTGATTGCATGAAGGGCAGCTATGGGCCAGACCTTGTCATCTTCAAGAACGAAGGCCTTGAAAAGCCTGGCGGGAGTGACTGGGGAGGTAGACT includes these proteins:
- the LOC107895967 gene encoding major pollen allergen Bet v 1-E; translation: MGVVSYNYESTSPVTPARLFKAFVLEDDKVWPIAALHAIKSIEVEANPGPGSIVKINFVEGLPFQYMKHQIGGHDENKFSYSYSLIEGGPLGDKLEKINYKNKFEAAVGGGTVCKSSLKFYTVGDYVITEDEIKALIKGSEGVYQAIEAYLLANPDACN